From Humisphaera borealis, the proteins below share one genomic window:
- a CDS encoding ABC transporter permease: MYKLHLILKYLRRRRIAWVSLVAVTLCTAMVIVVISVMGGWLRMFETSARGMTGDVIVKADGLGGFPYYPEMVEKIEKLPFAQAAVPQITTYGLVNIGFADQGKKTVGVQVFGIQIDRIGLVNSFPQSLYQQHSSYTAHGQTPPAKKTFDLRTDYSAQSGRLPEGLSDPLQKLLDTFPFGESLSRRYFESVPHPLGDGKDVNLRRIFYTPRMWSLAVGGRMTTAEQDALNALSSAKAWRETVRELARESNYPGLIGGARLLEVRKNREGELVGRDAWKYRELWAKLTVFGVGAKGDVGVDRAERTYWIIDDSRTGMWQYDNNAVYVPFEQLQADLGMNSVEVEDRRSGEKYQTPARASEINVRLKPGTDVVAARAEIAKVVAAVVDSHMNDPYAKNYNVYIPKVETWREASRTYLDQIEREKVLVTLLFGVISLVAVFLIFCIFYMIVAEKTKDIGIIKSVGATNGGVAGIFLGYGLAIGIVGAGLGLLLSYLIVHNINEIHDWLGSTFRLVVYNPEVYAFDTIPNTMDPATVGVILSIAVLSAVCGSLIPAIVAARMQPVEALRWE; the protein is encoded by the coding sequence ATGTACAAACTCCACCTCATCCTCAAATACCTCCGCCGCCGGCGCATCGCGTGGGTATCGCTCGTCGCCGTCACGCTCTGCACGGCGATGGTGATCGTCGTCATCTCCGTCATGGGCGGCTGGCTGCGGATGTTCGAGACTTCGGCCCGTGGCATGACGGGTGACGTCATCGTCAAGGCCGACGGGCTGGGCGGGTTCCCGTATTACCCGGAGATGGTTGAGAAGATCGAAAAGCTGCCCTTCGCGCAGGCCGCCGTGCCGCAGATCACTACCTACGGGCTGGTGAACATCGGCTTTGCCGACCAGGGGAAGAAGACCGTCGGCGTGCAGGTGTTTGGAATTCAGATCGATCGTATCGGCCTGGTCAACAGCTTTCCGCAGAGCCTTTACCAGCAGCACAGTTCCTACACCGCGCACGGCCAGACCCCGCCGGCAAAGAAGACATTTGACCTGCGGACCGACTATTCCGCCCAGTCGGGACGGCTTCCCGAGGGGCTGTCCGACCCGCTGCAGAAGCTGCTCGATACGTTTCCGTTCGGGGAATCGCTGTCGCGCCGATACTTCGAGAGCGTGCCGCATCCGTTGGGCGACGGGAAAGACGTCAACCTGCGTCGCATCTTCTATACGCCGAGAATGTGGTCGCTCGCGGTCGGCGGCCGCATGACGACCGCCGAGCAGGATGCGCTCAACGCGCTGTCGTCGGCCAAGGCGTGGCGTGAGACGGTGCGCGAGTTGGCCCGCGAATCGAACTACCCCGGCCTGATCGGCGGCGCCCGCCTGCTGGAGGTCCGCAAGAACCGCGAAGGCGAGCTCGTCGGCCGCGACGCCTGGAAGTACCGCGAACTCTGGGCAAAGCTGACGGTGTTTGGCGTCGGCGCCAAGGGTGACGTCGGCGTGGACCGCGCCGAGCGGACGTATTGGATAATCGACGACAGCCGCACGGGCATGTGGCAATACGATAACAACGCGGTGTACGTGCCGTTCGAGCAGTTGCAGGCCGATCTGGGAATGAACTCGGTCGAGGTGGAGGACCGCCGCAGCGGCGAGAAGTACCAGACGCCGGCGCGGGCGTCGGAGATCAACGTCCGCCTGAAGCCGGGAACGGACGTCGTCGCCGCCCGAGCGGAGATCGCCAAGGTTGTCGCGGCGGTGGTCGATTCGCACATGAACGACCCGTACGCGAAGAACTACAACGTCTACATCCCGAAGGTGGAAACCTGGCGGGAGGCGTCGCGGACGTACCTCGACCAGATCGAGCGGGAGAAGGTGCTGGTCACGCTGCTGTTCGGCGTCATCAGCCTGGTGGCGGTGTTCCTGATCTTCTGCATCTTCTACATGATCGTTGCGGAGAAGACGAAGGACATCGGCATCATCAAGAGCGTCGGCGCCACCAACGGCGGCGTGGCCGGCATCTTCCTCGGCTATGGTCTGGCGATCGGCATTGTCGGTGCGGGGCTGGGGCTGCTGCTGAGCTATCTCATTGTCCACAATATCAACGAGATTCACGACTGGCTCGGCAGCACGTTCCGCCTGGTGGTGTACAACCCGGAGGTGTATGCCTTCGACACCATCCCCAACACGATGGACCCGGCGACGGTGGGCGTGATCCTGTCGATCGCGGTGCTGTCGGCGGTGTGCGGTTCGCTGATCCCCGCGATCGTCGCGGCACGGATGCAGCCGGTGGAAGCATTGCGTTGGGAGTGA
- a CDS encoding ABC transporter ATP-binding protein: MHQAATISESTKSRAGGPIVRASAVSKSFKMGDSVVQVLQDVNLSIATGEFIAIEGRSGSGKSTLLHIMGALDSPTKGGVFFEGHEYTRVSPENARRGVVGVLTGKWFVWIAIGLMVTPVFFLLGHLAMTAKKDIPPTETTAWSNIAIGNLAVGLLLLVPVAAAWLIRTIRAQKDDTVSARIRNREFGFVFQFYHLLPELNVVENTMLGQMVRFSVFNYFGQRRALRERAIEVLTQLGMAHRLTHRPNQLSGGERQRVAIARALMNKPRVLFADEPTGNLDAETGRQIMDLLEKLHRDENQTIVMVTHDRTLAREADRVLVLKAGKLSKAE, translated from the coding sequence ATGCACCAAGCCGCGACCATCTCCGAATCCACCAAGTCCCGCGCCGGCGGGCCGATCGTGCGCGCCAGCGCCGTCTCCAAATCGTTCAAGATGGGCGACTCGGTCGTGCAGGTGCTGCAGGACGTGAACCTGTCGATCGCGACCGGCGAGTTCATCGCGATCGAAGGCCGCAGCGGATCGGGCAAGAGCACGCTGTTGCACATTATGGGCGCCCTCGATTCGCCCACCAAAGGCGGCGTATTCTTCGAAGGCCACGAGTACACCCGCGTGTCGCCGGAGAATGCCAGGCGCGGCGTCGTCGGCGTGCTGACGGGCAAGTGGTTCGTCTGGATTGCGATCGGGCTGATGGTGACGCCGGTGTTCTTCCTGCTCGGCCACCTGGCGATGACGGCGAAGAAGGACATTCCGCCGACGGAGACCACGGCGTGGTCGAACATCGCGATCGGCAATCTCGCTGTCGGGTTGCTTCTACTCGTTCCCGTCGCAGCAGCCTGGCTGATCCGCACGATCCGCGCCCAAAAGGACGACACTGTCTCGGCCCGCATCCGCAACCGCGAGTTCGGCTTTGTCTTCCAGTTCTACCACCTCCTGCCGGAGCTGAACGTCGTCGAGAACACGATGCTCGGCCAGATGGTGCGGTTCTCGGTGTTCAACTATTTCGGCCAGCGCCGGGCCCTGCGCGAGCGGGCGATCGAAGTGCTCACGCAGCTCGGCATGGCTCACCGCCTGACGCACCGTCCGAACCAGCTTTCCGGCGGCGAACGGCAGCGTGTCGCGATCGCCCGGGCGCTGATGAACAAGCCGCGCGTGTTGTTCGCCGACGAGCCCACCGGCAATCTCGACGCCGAGACCGGCCGACAGATCATGGACCTGCTCGAGAAACTGCACCGCGACGAGAATCAGACGATCGTGATGGTCACCCACGACCGCACGCTGGCGAGGGAAGCCGATCGCGTGCTCGTCCTGAAGGCGGGGAAGCTCTCGAAGGCAGAGTGA
- a CDS encoding PQQ-binding-like beta-propeller repeat protein has translation MTLRRFAFLVLIACLTPIASAENWPRFRGDNGAGHAAGPFTVPVTAADIAWKTTLPGVGHSSPIVWGDRVYVTSADVDTLQRYVVCLSADTGKELWRHSGKFIQYRKHRDNSFASSTPAADELGVYVIFTTPQEYTLLALSHDGKERWSKSLGRYDSNHGGGSSPMLYGELLVINHDQESGESALLAFDRKTGNPVWSLEGKTSGKAAMSTPTIWKPTASAAAKIAVPEQLVYTTFGGGIAGADPKTGRRLWSASDVFFSRPIGSPQTTGDLVVGVCGEGTGNRALIAVRPDPTGAKPPELAYKLEQTGPHVPCPLIAGNNLILLNDLGQLSVCDVATGKIKWSQKLAGAFYGSPIIVGDVMWALSKTGDLFGIQIGEDAGKEICKLNLGGQCHTTPAIADGRMFVRTAGMVYCIKK, from the coding sequence ATGACTCTCCGCCGATTCGCGTTTCTCGTCCTGATCGCCTGCCTCACCCCCATCGCATCCGCTGAGAACTGGCCGCGGTTTCGCGGCGACAATGGCGCGGGTCACGCCGCCGGGCCGTTTACCGTTCCCGTCACCGCCGCCGACATCGCCTGGAAGACCACTCTCCCCGGTGTCGGCCACTCGTCGCCGATCGTCTGGGGCGACCGCGTGTACGTCACCTCCGCCGACGTCGACACCCTTCAGCGGTACGTCGTCTGCCTGTCGGCCGACACGGGCAAGGAACTCTGGCGGCACAGCGGCAAGTTCATCCAGTACCGCAAGCACCGCGACAACAGCTTCGCGTCGTCCACGCCCGCCGCCGACGAACTGGGTGTCTACGTCATCTTCACCACGCCACAGGAATACACGCTGCTCGCCCTCTCGCATGACGGCAAGGAACGCTGGAGCAAGTCCCTCGGCCGGTACGACAGCAATCACGGCGGTGGGTCGTCGCCGATGCTGTACGGCGAACTGCTGGTCATCAACCACGATCAGGAGTCCGGCGAGTCGGCGTTGCTGGCGTTCGATCGCAAGACCGGCAACCCCGTCTGGTCGCTGGAGGGCAAGACATCCGGCAAGGCAGCGATGAGCACGCCGACGATCTGGAAGCCGACCGCCAGTGCGGCAGCGAAGATCGCAGTCCCCGAGCAACTCGTCTACACCACCTTCGGCGGCGGCATCGCCGGGGCCGACCCCAAGACCGGCAGACGTCTCTGGTCGGCGAGCGACGTCTTCTTCAGCCGGCCGATCGGCTCGCCTCAGACGACAGGCGATCTGGTCGTCGGCGTGTGCGGCGAAGGCACCGGCAATCGCGCCCTGATCGCCGTCCGCCCCGATCCCACCGGCGCGAAGCCGCCGGAGCTGGCATACAAACTGGAACAAACCGGCCCCCACGTCCCCTGCCCGCTGATCGCCGGCAACAACCTCATCCTGCTCAACGACCTCGGCCAGCTCAGCGTGTGCGATGTGGCGACGGGCAAGATCAAGTGGTCGCAGAAACTCGCCGGCGCGTTCTACGGTTCGCCGATCATCGTCGGCGATGTGATGTGGGCGCTAAGCAAGACCGGCGACCTGTTCGGTATTCAGATCGGCGAAGACGCCGGCAAGGAAATCTGCAAGCTGAACCTGGGCGGCCAATGCCACACCACCCCAGCGATCGCCGACGGCAGGATGTTCGTTCGGACGGCGGGGATGGTTTACTGCATCAAAAAGTGA
- a CDS encoding nitrite/sulfite reductase has protein sequence MSNSWKDVLAGKIPEDWGREIDNFEAQMTLRKAAKIEEKVFAETRLRRGTYGQRYDNGKRHDGITTQPLNFPTPSTKGPDTMWDAPGMTRIKIPFGGLNPEQMRVLADLAEEYSDNICHVTTRQDIQLHFTHIEDAPALFRRLAAVGITTKEACGNSVRNVTACPLAGVCHTEAFDVTPYAKALAFYLLGHPDTQDFGRKFKIAFSGCKHEACALVSIHDLGGIGVIKEIDGKQVRGFELYVGGGLGAVPHQAKLIEEFISAEDLMPYSRAVGRVFARLGEKKNRNKARVKFLVQKLGIEAFKKLVHDEIAVMPEDPTWRKHFDEIPQWDERPKDEQPPLVGISVNGKKSDDYTTWAATNIYKQRQAGFSVVTVHLPLGDMSADQTRLLADITHRYASDHARLTVEQNIVLRWVPDAKIPALYEELKAIGLGLPGAGTIVDVTSCPGTDTCKLGIASSRGLAGELRKRLAEKAINMDAAIKNLRIKVSGCFNSCGQHHVADLGFYGNSRNVGGYTVPHFQVMIGGRWRDNGGSYALAIGSIPSRRIPDVVDRMTGRFIAERQSTESFQDFCQRIGKKELKTMLDDMTKVPPHQVSPEYYSDWGDPREFTIGDLGVGECAGEVVSLTEFGFTDAESKAFEAQLLLDEKQFQKAEALAYEAILTAAKTLVQLQYLDVPNNPDAIVNEFRTRFVEPKIFWDTYHHGQFANYLFNRHSEGPDLRYNADTVHKLVEEANLFIDAAHKAHAKYQAGLATAVNVAAAPATV, from the coding sequence ATGTCCAACAGTTGGAAAGACGTGCTCGCCGGCAAGATCCCAGAAGACTGGGGCCGCGAGATTGATAACTTCGAAGCCCAGATGACCCTCCGCAAGGCGGCGAAGATCGAGGAGAAGGTCTTCGCCGAAACCCGCCTGCGCCGCGGCACCTACGGCCAGCGGTACGACAACGGCAAGCGGCACGACGGCATCACCACCCAGCCGCTGAACTTCCCCACGCCCAGCACCAAGGGCCCCGATACCATGTGGGATGCCCCGGGCATGACCCGCATCAAGATCCCGTTCGGCGGGCTCAACCCCGAGCAGATGCGCGTGCTGGCCGACCTGGCCGAAGAGTACTCCGACAACATCTGCCACGTCACCACGCGGCAGGACATCCAGCTTCACTTCACGCACATTGAAGACGCGCCGGCGCTGTTCCGCCGGCTCGCTGCCGTCGGCATTACCACCAAGGAAGCCTGCGGCAACTCGGTGCGCAATGTAACCGCCTGCCCGCTGGCCGGTGTCTGCCATACCGAGGCGTTCGACGTTACGCCGTACGCCAAGGCGCTGGCGTTTTACCTGCTCGGCCACCCCGACACGCAGGACTTCGGCCGCAAGTTCAAGATCGCGTTCTCCGGCTGCAAGCACGAAGCCTGCGCCCTGGTCTCGATTCACGACCTCGGCGGCATCGGCGTCATTAAAGAGATCGACGGCAAGCAGGTCCGCGGGTTCGAGCTTTACGTCGGCGGCGGGCTGGGCGCGGTGCCCCACCAGGCCAAGCTGATCGAAGAGTTCATCTCCGCCGAAGACCTGATGCCCTACAGCCGGGCCGTCGGCCGGGTGTTCGCACGGCTGGGCGAGAAGAAGAACCGCAACAAGGCGCGGGTAAAGTTCCTGGTGCAGAAGCTCGGCATCGAGGCGTTCAAGAAACTCGTCCACGACGAGATCGCCGTCATGCCGGAAGACCCGACCTGGCGGAAGCACTTCGACGAAATCCCGCAGTGGGATGAACGGCCGAAGGACGAACAACCGCCGCTGGTTGGCATCTCCGTCAATGGCAAGAAGTCGGACGACTACACCACCTGGGCCGCGACGAACATCTACAAGCAGCGGCAGGCCGGGTTCTCGGTCGTCACGGTGCATCTGCCGCTCGGCGATATGTCTGCCGACCAGACGCGCCTGCTGGCCGACATCACCCATCGATATGCGTCCGATCATGCCCGGCTGACCGTCGAGCAGAACATCGTGCTGCGATGGGTGCCGGATGCCAAGATTCCGGCGCTGTACGAAGAGCTGAAGGCGATCGGCCTGGGCCTGCCCGGCGCTGGGACGATCGTGGACGTGACGTCGTGCCCCGGCACCGACACCTGCAAGCTGGGCATCGCGTCCAGCCGCGGCCTGGCCGGCGAGCTGCGCAAGCGATTGGCCGAGAAGGCAATCAACATGGACGCGGCGATCAAGAACCTCCGCATCAAGGTATCCGGCTGCTTCAACTCCTGCGGCCAGCACCACGTCGCCGACCTGGGCTTCTACGGCAACAGCCGAAACGTCGGCGGTTACACGGTGCCGCACTTCCAGGTGATGATCGGCGGGCGTTGGCGCGACAACGGCGGGTCGTACGCGCTGGCGATCGGATCGATCCCCTCGCGCCGCATTCCCGACGTCGTCGACCGCATGACCGGCCGGTTCATCGCCGAGCGCCAGAGCACCGAAAGCTTCCAGGACTTCTGCCAGCGCATCGGCAAGAAGGAACTGAAGACGATGCTCGATGACATGACCAAGGTGCCCCCGCACCAGGTGTCGCCGGAGTATTACAGCGACTGGGGCGACCCGCGCGAGTTCACCATCGGCGACCTGGGCGTCGGCGAATGTGCCGGCGAAGTTGTCAGCCTGACCGAGTTCGGCTTCACCGACGCCGAGAGCAAGGCGTTCGAAGCGCAGCTGCTGCTGGACGAGAAACAGTTCCAGAAGGCCGAGGCGCTGGCGTACGAAGCCATCCTGACGGCGGCCAAGACGCTGGTGCAGTTGCAGTACCTCGACGTGCCGAACAACCCCGATGCGATCGTGAACGAGTTCCGCACGCGGTTCGTGGAGCCCAAGATTTTCTGGGACACGTACCACCACGGCCAGTTCGCCAACTACCTGTTCAACCGCCACAGCGAAGGCCCGGATCTGCGTTACAACGCCGACACGGTGCACAAGCTGGTGGAGGAGGCGAACCTGTTTATCGACGCGGCGCACAAGGCGCACGCCAAGTACCAGGCCGGCCTGGCGACAGCGGTGAACGTAGCCGCCGCCCCGGCGACGGTCTGA
- a CDS encoding FAD-dependent oxidoreductase, translating to MRLSLLVLGCCLAILVPADATRAAASRTDVDVCIYGATSGGVAAAVQACRMGKRVALVEPGKHVGGMTAGGLSAVDIGDPRTVGGIAREYFTRLVASYGKTLQWDQPFKSTGGPATGGAYSIEPHTAEKLFLQMLAEAKVAVHFDARLKSVEKAGPRIRSIATDDGRSFAARVFIDATYEGDLMAAAGVSYTLQREGNVRYGETYNGIHYTDKYKPRNDHKKPGANGRVPGGQGVWDRDIPLDPYLVPGKPDSGLLPLLQAGDPGRQGEPAPGVQAYCYRLCLTTAADRLPITPPAHYDPRTYELVARFIAACVAHGDSMDLRWFSKHDPLPNDKWDFNTATFGGNLPGASWEWPEATYARRAEIAKAHENYHRGLLHFLATDPRVPEKVRTQIKTFGLPRDEFTDNGGWPHQIYVREGRRMVSDLVLTEHHTFGKKVAADSVSLGSYGTDTHEIRRIVKDGVVIREGKTAGGRDGAPPYPIGYAAITPKQAECDNLYVTFALSASHTAFSSIRMEPVLMATSQSAATAACFAIDADVPVQKVDYAKLKERLLKDGQVLEWKGK from the coding sequence ATGCGTTTGTCCCTCCTTGTGCTCGGTTGTTGCCTCGCAATCCTCGTCCCGGCGGATGCGACACGGGCTGCGGCCAGTCGTACCGACGTCGACGTCTGCATCTATGGCGCAACCTCCGGCGGCGTCGCGGCGGCGGTGCAGGCTTGTCGGATGGGCAAGCGCGTCGCGCTGGTCGAGCCTGGCAAGCACGTCGGCGGGATGACCGCGGGCGGGCTCAGCGCCGTCGACATCGGCGACCCGCGCACCGTCGGCGGGATTGCCCGCGAATACTTCACCCGCCTCGTCGCCTCGTACGGTAAGACGCTCCAATGGGATCAGCCGTTCAAAAGCACCGGTGGACCGGCGACCGGCGGGGCGTACTCGATCGAGCCCCATACCGCCGAGAAGCTCTTCCTTCAGATGCTCGCCGAGGCGAAGGTCGCGGTGCACTTCGACGCCCGGCTGAAGTCGGTCGAAAAAGCCGGGCCGCGCATCCGGTCGATCGCCACCGACGACGGCCGATCCTTCGCCGCCCGTGTCTTCATCGACGCTACCTACGAAGGCGACCTGATGGCGGCGGCGGGGGTGTCGTACACGCTGCAACGCGAAGGCAACGTCAGGTACGGCGAGACCTACAACGGCATCCACTACACCGACAAATACAAGCCCCGCAACGATCACAAGAAGCCCGGTGCCAATGGCCGTGTACCCGGCGGGCAGGGCGTGTGGGACCGCGACATCCCGCTTGATCCCTACCTTGTCCCCGGCAAGCCGGACAGCGGTTTGCTCCCGCTTCTGCAGGCCGGCGATCCGGGCAGGCAGGGCGAGCCCGCGCCCGGCGTGCAGGCTTATTGCTATCGCCTCTGCCTGACGACCGCCGCCGATCGATTGCCCATCACGCCGCCGGCCCACTATGATCCCAGGACCTACGAGCTGGTCGCGCGGTTCATCGCCGCTTGCGTCGCCCATGGCGACAGCATGGACCTCCGCTGGTTCAGCAAGCACGATCCGCTTCCGAACGACAAGTGGGATTTCAACACGGCGACGTTCGGCGGGAATCTCCCCGGTGCTAGCTGGGAATGGCCGGAGGCGACGTACGCCCGTCGAGCCGAGATCGCCAAAGCTCACGAGAACTACCATCGCGGCCTCCTCCATTTTCTGGCGACGGATCCCCGTGTCCCCGAGAAGGTGCGAACGCAGATAAAAACGTTCGGCCTGCCGCGCGACGAGTTCACCGACAACGGCGGCTGGCCACACCAGATCTACGTCCGCGAGGGCCGGCGAATGGTCTCCGACCTGGTCCTCACCGAGCATCACACGTTCGGCAAAAAAGTCGCGGCCGATTCGGTCAGTCTCGGCTCCTATGGCACCGACACGCACGAGATCCGGCGGATCGTGAAAGACGGCGTGGTGATCCGCGAAGGCAAGACCGCCGGCGGCCGCGACGGGGCACCGCCTTACCCCATCGGCTACGCCGCGATCACCCCAAAGCAGGCCGAGTGCGACAACCTGTACGTGACGTTCGCGTTGTCGGCGAGCCATACGGCGTTCAGCAGCATCCGCATGGAGCCGGTCCTGATGGCAACCAGCCAGTCGGCCGCGACGGCGGCGTGCTTCGCGATCGACGCCGACGTGCCGGTGCAGAAAGTGGACTACGCCAAGCTGAAGGAACGCCTGCTGAAGGACGGGCAGGTGTTGGAGTGGAAGGGGAAGTAA
- a CDS encoding zinc-dependent metalloprotease family protein codes for MSKTATCESLESRTLFAATGTRDLLYVNVRFSDQTSYPLSTSAATTQAREATDMIENFAAGNLSYTYTVKSVALSKTTAYYKSGGTSKIAEDTDAALRATGYSTTKFEHISYRFAGVSGSAGLGQVGGKRIWLRSNASTVLAHEMGHNLGLYHSSLANPKGSNPFGSYDKSEYGDVFSNMGYGGSKDWSAGQKYFLGWLGGSRSKFVDAAKAGTTTVDLTSHDDATSYASSNTYLVRIKISSTTVYTVEYRKGLGGVLIHRTPTSLTGGLLLDATPSTETASDAALKFGKSLTDTRSSGSADDVKISVVQNGSKAKVTVKIGG; via the coding sequence GTGAGCAAGACCGCCACTTGTGAATCGCTGGAATCACGCACGCTATTTGCCGCCACCGGCACGCGTGATCTGCTCTACGTGAACGTTCGGTTTTCCGACCAGACGTCGTACCCGCTTTCGACATCGGCCGCGACAACCCAGGCCCGCGAAGCGACCGACATGATCGAAAACTTCGCCGCCGGGAATCTTAGTTATACGTACACCGTCAAGTCGGTCGCGCTATCTAAGACTACGGCGTACTACAAGAGCGGCGGCACGAGTAAGATCGCCGAAGACACCGATGCCGCGCTGCGGGCCACCGGGTACAGCACCACCAAGTTCGAGCACATCAGCTATCGCTTCGCCGGTGTTTCGGGGTCGGCGGGACTCGGACAGGTTGGCGGGAAACGCATCTGGCTGCGGAGCAACGCATCGACCGTGCTCGCACACGAGATGGGCCATAACCTCGGCCTTTATCACTCGAGCCTGGCCAACCCGAAGGGATCGAATCCGTTCGGCTCGTACGACAAGTCGGAGTACGGCGACGTCTTCAGCAACATGGGCTACGGCGGATCGAAGGACTGGTCGGCCGGGCAGAAATATTTCCTGGGCTGGCTCGGCGGAAGCCGCAGCAAGTTCGTCGACGCCGCCAAGGCAGGCACGACCACGGTCGACCTGACCAGCCATGACGACGCGACCAGCTACGCCTCAAGCAACACGTACCTGGTTCGCATCAAGATTTCGTCGACGACGGTGTACACGGTCGAGTATCGCAAAGGCCTGGGCGGCGTCCTGATTCACCGCACACCGACCAGCCTCACCGGCGGGCTGCTCCTCGACGCAACGCCATCGACAGAGACGGCGTCGGACGCGGCGTTGAAGTTCGGCAAATCGCTCACCGATACCCGCAGTTCAGGCTCGGCCGACGATGTGAAGATTTCGGTGGTGCAGAACGGATCCAAAGCGAAGGTAACGGTGAAGATCGGAGGGTAG
- a CDS encoding c-type cytochrome domain-containing protein — MIFASIAFSLLLSARPLPERLWYAQGLTHPIIVHFPIALLTVAAGVVMLRALLRGKHLSVQVVYACLLVGAGGAVLAALAGWAWAPTKDGSYVDPFDRGSDIFLHRWGGIAVAIASVAILAWATLRVRRPSAGQRGWQAAVVVLAAVTGWVGHVGGELVHPNNLAHMLAIAGGTEEVRIRGSASADAAASAAAPATTRPLAADNTLSVLFSRDVLPILQAKCVACHGADKSKGKLRIDTEAYCLKGGTDGPLYKPGDARQSNLIVRVGSSDPDQVMPPPKEKHAITPIELETLVRWITEGAKWDTGSVSLGHER; from the coding sequence ATGATCTTTGCATCAATTGCATTCAGTCTGCTACTGTCGGCCAGGCCTCTGCCCGAAAGACTCTGGTACGCCCAGGGGCTGACTCATCCGATCATCGTGCACTTTCCGATCGCGCTTCTGACGGTCGCTGCGGGAGTTGTAATGCTCCGGGCGCTGCTCCGAGGCAAGCACCTTTCGGTCCAGGTGGTGTATGCGTGCCTGCTGGTCGGTGCCGGTGGCGCGGTACTCGCCGCACTGGCGGGCTGGGCGTGGGCACCGACCAAAGACGGCAGCTATGTCGATCCGTTCGACCGGGGCAGCGACATCTTTCTGCATCGCTGGGGTGGAATCGCCGTCGCGATCGCTTCGGTCGCGATCCTTGCCTGGGCAACCCTTCGCGTGCGGCGTCCGTCGGCGGGGCAGCGGGGCTGGCAGGCCGCGGTCGTCGTGCTGGCGGCGGTGACGGGATGGGTCGGCCACGTCGGCGGAGAACTGGTTCATCCCAACAATCTCGCCCACATGCTGGCGATCGCGGGCGGCACGGAAGAGGTGCGCATTCGAGGCTCGGCGTCCGCCGATGCCGCTGCGAGCGCCGCCGCGCCCGCGACCACGCGACCGCTCGCCGCCGACAACACGCTGTCCGTCCTCTTTTCCCGCGACGTGCTCCCGATTCTTCAGGCGAAATGCGTCGCGTGCCACGGTGCCGACAAGAGCAAGGGCAAGCTCAGGATTGATACCGAAGCGTACTGCCTCAAGGGCGGCACGGACGGCCCCCTCTACAAGCCCGGCGACGCACGCCAGAGCAATCTGATTGTCCGTGTCGGCAGCAGCGACCCGGACCAGGTGATGCCGCCGCCCAAGGAAAAGCACGCGATTACGCCAATTGAACTCGAAACCCTCGTTCGATGGATCACCGAGGGCGCCAAGTGGGATACCGGCTCGGTGTCCCTTGGTCACGAGCGGTAG
- a CDS encoding Rieske (2Fe-2S) protein — protein sequence MNMNRRQFVGGVALTAFGCIGGCQSSSSDATASQSGNPVDAEAHQTGTVDIGVPSDFPKDGAYDKFIASDRVIVVRRGATVSAVSAICTHRGANCQSHGGGESIVCAKHGSRFGLDGKVTKGPADDDLPCYAIAKGPNGRLVVDKGRKLKASDAGASVTV from the coding sequence ATGAACATGAATCGACGACAATTCGTAGGCGGCGTCGCACTGACGGCTTTCGGATGCATCGGCGGCTGTCAGAGTTCGTCTTCCGACGCCACGGCGTCGCAGTCCGGCAATCCGGTCGACGCCGAGGCCCATCAGACCGGCACGGTCGATATCGGCGTGCCGTCCGACTTTCCGAAGGACGGCGCTTATGACAAGTTCATTGCCAGCGACCGGGTGATTGTCGTCCGGCGCGGGGCCACGGTCTCTGCGGTCAGCGCGATCTGCACGCATCGCGGTGCCAATTGTCAGTCCCATGGCGGCGGCGAGAGCATTGTCTGTGCCAAGCACGGCAGTCGCTTCGGCCTCGACGGCAAAGTCACCAAGGGACCCGCCGACGACGACCTGCCCTGTTACGCGATCGCCAAGGGGCCGAACGGCCGACTGGTGGTCGACAAGGGTAGAAAGCTCAAGGCGTCCGACGCTGGCGCCTCCGTTACAGTCTGA